In Humulus lupulus chromosome 6, drHumLupu1.1, whole genome shotgun sequence, a single genomic region encodes these proteins:
- the LOC133781675 gene encoding zeatin O-glucosyltransferase-like, with product METTGGVLKELSTPSSVVVVMVPFLAQSHLNQLLQFAHVVSSYNIPVHYVSSTLHNSQVKSRASNPLHQLTKIHFHDYPLPFSPSSIPDPCSGTKYPENVIPCFEASTHLRQPVSDLLRTLSPSSKRLVVVHDDMMASVVQDVARIPNGEAYSVNCGSVFALFGYYCDALGRNDIFPTNNIPPLKSCFPAVVLAFIEREFQELKYHAGEIFNSCRAIDGTFLQQLVDDIGICGGEKKMWAVGPLHQTTITKELRDQDKWLLEWLDEQEPSSVLYVSFGTTTVFSEEEIKEIAVGLELSGVKFIWALREADKVDELSTDQQGSGRTQLPDGFEERMKKGMGIVVREWVPQVEILRHKSTGGFVSHCGWNSCMESISMGVPIAAWPMHSDQPFNALLLTKLLKVGVAVMEWEQRDELVTSSMISRAVRTLMASDEGGEIRKRAEELGAEVRKSTAEGGVTRMEWDSFIAHITR from the coding sequence ATGGAGACTACTGGAGGAGTCTTGAAAGAATTATCAACACCATCGTCAGTTGTCGTAGTAATGGTTCCATTCCTAGCTCAAAGCCACCTGAACCAGCTCCTTCAGTTCGCCCATGTAGTTTCCTCATACAACATCCCAGTCCACTACGTTAGCTCAACTCTTCACAACTCTCAAGTCAAGTCTCGAGCCTCAAACCCTCTTCACCAACTAACCAAAATCCATTTCCATGACTACCCACTTCCATTTTCACCATCTTCTATACCCGACCCCTGCTCCGGAACAAAGTATCCCGAAAACGTAATCCCTTGTTTCGAAGCCTCCACGCACCTTCGCCAACCGGTCTCTGATCTCCTCCGAACACTCTCTCCATCGTCAAAACGACTTGTCGTTGTTCATGATGATATGATGGCTTCGGTAGTTCAGGACGTTGCTCGTATCCCGAACGGAGAAGCATACTCAGTCAATTGCGGGTCTGTCTTCGCTTTGTTCGGATATTACTGTGATGCCTTGGGACGAAACGACATCTTTCCAACAAACAATATACCGCCTTTGAAATCATGTTTCCCTGCTGTAGTCCTCGCTTTTATAGAAAGAGAGTTTCAGGAGTTGAAATACCATGCTGGAGAGATCTTCAATAGTTGTAGAGCTATCGACGGCACTTTTCTACAACAACTAGTAGACGACATTGGTATTTGCGGTGGGGAGAAGAAGATGTGGGCAGTTGGACCCTTACACCAAACGACAATCACCAAGGAGCTGAGGGATCAAGATAAGTGGTTATTGGAGTGGCTAGACGAACAAGAGCCAAGTAGTGTGTTGTATGTCTCTTTTGGAACGACAACTGTTTTTTCAGAGGAAGAGATTAAGGAGATTGCAGTTGGTTTAGAGCTGAGTGGGGTGAAGTTTATATGGGCCTTGAGAGAAGCAGATAAAGTTGATGAATTAAGTACTGATCAACAGGGGAGCGGGAGAACCCAACTTCCAGATGGGTTTGAGGAGAGGATGAAGAAGGGAATGGGAATTGTGGTGAGGGAATGGGTACCCCAAGTGGAGATTTTAAGGCACAAATCAACAGGTGGGTTTGTGAGTCATTGTGGATGGAACTCTTGCATGGAGAGCATAAGTATGGGAGTGCCTATAGCAGCATGGCCAATGCATTCAGATCAACCTTTCAATGCTTTGTTACTCACAAAACTGCTCAAAGTGGGCGTGGCTGTAATGGAATGGGAGCAGAGAGATGAGTTGGTGACTTCATCCATGATTAGCAGAGCTGTGAGGACATTAATGGCATCAGATGAAGGTGGTGAGATCAGGAAGAGGGCTGAGGAGTTGGGAGCTGAAGTTAGAAAGTCTACAGCTGAAGGAGGAGTCACCCGAATGGAATGGGATTCTTTCATTGCTCATATCACTAGATAA